One window of the Cataglyphis hispanica isolate Lineage 1 chromosome 13, ULB_Chis1_1.0, whole genome shotgun sequence genome contains the following:
- the LOC126854210 gene encoding glucose transporter type 1 isoform X5 — protein MADSRGFKPINQLWQSATVPTDQDSECLYEEIPGSRDTDQPAGAAVGHAVQGEEEEEEEEEEDEKGSRGSLDFGVQVGGSGDWWGDQSGDREDIVTGGGTVPRSRSVGRNGRSGTSGGARSRSGSTDRRRPDRTRQQDIVVVGRVEEERYAARRIHVEPGTGAVLPPPAATGLKLTRGRPTSQSTVARYLHSASTNASATHHHHHHHGLHSQYPPASRTTGRQHRHHHSSRGAFSNETQEEVQEDDEATLRELLVSLQKQVSVMSMNLSAKLDELQRGDRQLETTVALCEIRTQLQELTKSVESCQSEVSEVKRDMVAIKHELDTVQQVKEEIEELREYVDRLEEHSHRRKLRLLEQGLTLFLSYAILAAVLGMLQFGYNTGVINAPEVNIENFMKDVYKDRYGEDISDDSVKTLYSVAVSIFAIGGMVGGFSGGTIANRFGRKGGLLLNNVLGIVGACLMGFTKLAESYEMLFFGRFIIGVNCGLNTSLVPMYISEIAPLNLRGGLGTVNQLAVTVGLLVSQVLGIEQILGTNEGWPVLLGLAICPAILQLLLLPVCPESPRYLLITKQWEEEARKALRRLRASNQVEEDIEEMRAEERAQQAESTISMTELICSPTLRAPLVIGVVMQLSQQLSGINAVFYYSTNLFTSSGLTDESAKFATIGIGAIMVGMTLVSIPLMDRTGRRTLHLYGLGGMFIFSIFITISFLIKEFFGYVQEMIDWMSYISVVSTLCFVVFFAVGPGSIPWMITAELFSQGPRPAAMSIAVLVNWMANFLVGIGFPSMKTSLENYTFLPFSAFLAVFWIFTYKKVPETKNKTFEEILALFRHGNDRSSLRDSRLYGCVCSWIRALFRRSRSAGETTAPASPATLSEQRCLTMGNSSS, from the exons ATGGCCGATTCACGCGGCTTCAAGCCAATAAACCAGTTGTGGCAGAGCGCAACAGTGCCGACGGATCAGGATTCGGAGTGTCTCTACGAGGAGATCCCGGGGTCTCGGGATACGGATCAGCCAGCTGGTGCCGCCGTTGGGCACGCGGTGCagggggaggaggaagaggaggaggaggaggaggaggacgagAAAGGCAGCAGGGGAAGTCTCGATTTTGGGGTCCAGGTTGGAGGTAGCGGCGACTGGTGGGGCGATCAGTCGGGGGATCGGGAGGACATCGTCACCGGCGGCGGTACCGTCCCCCGTAGCAGGTCAGTCGGCAGGAACGGCCGATCGGGGACGAGCGGCGGCGCGAGATCGCGCAGCGGGTCGACCGATCGGCGTCGGCCAGATCGAACGCGCCAGCAggacatcgtcgtcgtcggcagGGTGGAGGAGGAGCGGTATGCCGCGCGCAGGATCCACGTGGAGCCCGGTACAGGCGCCGTATTGCCGCCTCCTGCGGCTACCGGCCTCAAGCTGACCAGGGGGCGACCAACGAGCCAGAGCACCGTCGCCCGTTACTTGCACTCGGCCAGCACCAACGCCTCGGCGACACaccaccatcatcatcatcacggCTTGCACAGCCAGTATCCACCGGCATCCAGGACGACCGGCAGGCAGCACCGCCATCATCACTCAAGCCGCGGCGCCTTCAGTAATGAGACGCAGGAAGAGGTACAGGAGGACGATGAAGCCACTCTACGGGAGTTGCTCGTAAG TCTGCAGAAACAGGTCAGCGTTATGAGTATGAACTTGAGTGCCAAGCTGGACGAGCTGCAGCGGGGTGACCGCCAGCTGGAGACCACCGTCGCTCTCTGCGAGATCCGCACGCAGCTGCAGGAGCTCACGAAGAGCGTAGAGTCTTGTCAGAGCGAGGTCAGCGAGGTGAAGCGGGACATGGTCGCGATTAAG CACGAACTAGATACGGTACAGCAAGTTAAGGAAGAGATAGAGGAATTACGGGAGTACGTGGATCGACTGGAAGAGCACTCCCATCGGCGGAAACTTAGGCTCCTGGAGCAG GGACTGACACTTTTCCTATCGTATGCGATACTGGCAGCCGTATTGGGAATGTTGCAGTTTGGATACAACACTGGAGTGATTAACGCGCCTGAAGTg aacatagagaattttatgaaagatGTGTACAAGGATAGATACGGAGAGGATATTTCGGATGATTCTGTCAAGACATTATACTCTGTGGCCGTGAGCATATTCGCGATCGGTGGTATGGTGGGTGGTTTCAGTGGAGGAACAATCGCCAACAGATTTGGCAG AAAGGGAGGCTTACTGCTAAACAACGTGCTGGGCATCGTGGGGGCGTGCCTGATGGGTTTCACGAAGCTCGCTGAGTCGTACGAAATGTTGTTCTTCGGACGGTTCATCATCGGTGTCAATTGTGGCTTGAACACCTCGTTGGTTCCCATGTACATATCGGAAATAGCGCCATTGAACCTGAGAGGCGGCCTAGGCACGGTGAACCAGCTCGCTGTTACGGTGGGCCTCCTGGTCTCCCAGGTGCTGGGCATCGAGCAAATCCTTGGAACAAACGAGGGTTGGCCCGTTCTCTTAGGACTAGCTATCTGTCCTGCCATTCTACAGCTATTGCTGCTTCCAGTTTGCCCGGAATCTCCAAG ATATTTGCTCATTACTAAACAATGGGAGGAAGAGGCTCGGAAAGCTTTGAGAAGGTTGAGAGCCAGTAACCAAGTAGAAGAAGATATTGAAGAGATGAGAGCGGAGGAACGAGCTCAACAAGCTGAGTCTACAATCTCGATGACCGAGCTTATATGCAGCCCAACTTTAAGAGCACCTCTCGTTATTGGTGTGGTTATGCAACTTTCGCAGCAGCTTTCGGGTATTAATGCC gtattttattattccacGAATCTGTTCACTAGTTCTGGTTTAACGGACGAGAGTGCCAAGTTTGCAACCATTGGCATTGGTGCCATTATGGTTGGTATGACGCTAGTGTCCATCCCGCTCATGGATAGGACAGGAAGGCGTACATTGCACTTGTATGGTCTCGGTGGCATGtttatcttttcaatattcatCACAATTTCGTTTCTCATAAAG GAGTTCTTTGGCTATGTGCAGGAAATGATCGACTGGATGTCCTACATCTCGGTAGTGTCTACTCTGTGCTTCGTCGTGTTCTTCGCCGTAGGACCCGGATCCATCCCATGGATGATCACGGCGGAACTGTTCTCCCAAGGTCCCAGACCCGCCGCTATGTCTATCGCGGTCCTCGTCAATTGGATGGCTAATTTCTTGGTCGGCATCGGTTTTCCAAGCATGAAG ACTAGCCTTGAAAACTACACGTTCCTACCGTTCAGTGCATTTCTAGCCGTCTTCTGGATCTTCACGTACAAGAAGGTTCCTGAGACTAAGAATAAAACATTCGAAGAGATTCTAGCTTTATTCAGGCATGGTAATGACAG GAGCAGCTTGCGGGACAGCAGACTTTATGG TTGTGTTTGCAGCTGGATCCGAGCGCTCTTCCGTCGCTCCCGCTCAGCCGGAGAGACCACCGCCCCCGCTTCCCCCGCCACGCTTTCCGAACAGCGGTGTCTGACAATGGGAAACAGCTCCTCTTAA
- the LOC126854210 gene encoding glucose transporter type 1 isoform X1, with protein sequence MADSRGFKPINQLWQSATVPTDQDSECLYEEIPGSRDTDQPAGAAVGHAVQGEEEEEEEEEEDEKGSRGSLDFGVQVGGSGDWWGDQSGDREDIVTGGGTVPRSRSVGRNGRSGTSGGARSRSGSTDRRRPDRTRQQDIVVVGRVEEERYAARRIHVEPGTGAVLPPPAATGLKLTRGRPTSQSTVARYLHSASTNASATHHHHHHHGLHSQYPPASRTTGRQHRHHHSSRGAFSNETQEEVQEDDEATLRELLVSLQKQVSVMSMNLSAKLDELQRGDRQLETTVALCEIRTQLQELTKSVESCQSEVSEVKRDMVAIKHELDTVQQVKEEIEELREYVDRLEEHSHRRKLRLLEQGLTLFLSYAILAAVLGMLQFGYNTGVINAPEVNIENFMKDVYKDRYGEDISDDSVKTLYSVAVSIFAIGGMVGGFSGGTIANRFGRKGGLLLNNVLGIVGACLMGFTKLAESYEMLFFGRFIIGVNCGLNTSLVPMYISEIAPLNLRGGLGTVNQLAVTVGLLVSQVLGIEQILGTNEGWPVLLGLAICPAILQLLLLPVCPESPRYLLITKQWEEEARKALRRLRASNQVEEDIEEMRAEERAQQAESTISMTELICSPTLRAPLVIGVVMQLSQQLSGINAVFYYSTNLFTSSGLTDESAKFATIGIGAIMVGMTLVSIPLMDRTGRRTLHLYGLGGMFIFSIFITISFLIKEFFGYVQEMIDWMSYISVVSTLCFVVFFAVGPGSIPWMITAELFSQGPRPAAMSIAVLVNWMANFLVGIGFPSMKTSLENYTFLPFSAFLAVFWIFTYKKVPETKNKTFEEILALFRHGNDRSSLRDSRLYGSMLNCVNALEGHIPPAESAALMVAEEKPHPDSFVFAAGSERSSVAPAQPERPPPPLPPPRFPNSGV encoded by the exons ATGGCCGATTCACGCGGCTTCAAGCCAATAAACCAGTTGTGGCAGAGCGCAACAGTGCCGACGGATCAGGATTCGGAGTGTCTCTACGAGGAGATCCCGGGGTCTCGGGATACGGATCAGCCAGCTGGTGCCGCCGTTGGGCACGCGGTGCagggggaggaggaagaggaggaggaggaggaggaggacgagAAAGGCAGCAGGGGAAGTCTCGATTTTGGGGTCCAGGTTGGAGGTAGCGGCGACTGGTGGGGCGATCAGTCGGGGGATCGGGAGGACATCGTCACCGGCGGCGGTACCGTCCCCCGTAGCAGGTCAGTCGGCAGGAACGGCCGATCGGGGACGAGCGGCGGCGCGAGATCGCGCAGCGGGTCGACCGATCGGCGTCGGCCAGATCGAACGCGCCAGCAggacatcgtcgtcgtcggcagGGTGGAGGAGGAGCGGTATGCCGCGCGCAGGATCCACGTGGAGCCCGGTACAGGCGCCGTATTGCCGCCTCCTGCGGCTACCGGCCTCAAGCTGACCAGGGGGCGACCAACGAGCCAGAGCACCGTCGCCCGTTACTTGCACTCGGCCAGCACCAACGCCTCGGCGACACaccaccatcatcatcatcacggCTTGCACAGCCAGTATCCACCGGCATCCAGGACGACCGGCAGGCAGCACCGCCATCATCACTCAAGCCGCGGCGCCTTCAGTAATGAGACGCAGGAAGAGGTACAGGAGGACGATGAAGCCACTCTACGGGAGTTGCTCGTAAG TCTGCAGAAACAGGTCAGCGTTATGAGTATGAACTTGAGTGCCAAGCTGGACGAGCTGCAGCGGGGTGACCGCCAGCTGGAGACCACCGTCGCTCTCTGCGAGATCCGCACGCAGCTGCAGGAGCTCACGAAGAGCGTAGAGTCTTGTCAGAGCGAGGTCAGCGAGGTGAAGCGGGACATGGTCGCGATTAAG CACGAACTAGATACGGTACAGCAAGTTAAGGAAGAGATAGAGGAATTACGGGAGTACGTGGATCGACTGGAAGAGCACTCCCATCGGCGGAAACTTAGGCTCCTGGAGCAG GGACTGACACTTTTCCTATCGTATGCGATACTGGCAGCCGTATTGGGAATGTTGCAGTTTGGATACAACACTGGAGTGATTAACGCGCCTGAAGTg aacatagagaattttatgaaagatGTGTACAAGGATAGATACGGAGAGGATATTTCGGATGATTCTGTCAAGACATTATACTCTGTGGCCGTGAGCATATTCGCGATCGGTGGTATGGTGGGTGGTTTCAGTGGAGGAACAATCGCCAACAGATTTGGCAG AAAGGGAGGCTTACTGCTAAACAACGTGCTGGGCATCGTGGGGGCGTGCCTGATGGGTTTCACGAAGCTCGCTGAGTCGTACGAAATGTTGTTCTTCGGACGGTTCATCATCGGTGTCAATTGTGGCTTGAACACCTCGTTGGTTCCCATGTACATATCGGAAATAGCGCCATTGAACCTGAGAGGCGGCCTAGGCACGGTGAACCAGCTCGCTGTTACGGTGGGCCTCCTGGTCTCCCAGGTGCTGGGCATCGAGCAAATCCTTGGAACAAACGAGGGTTGGCCCGTTCTCTTAGGACTAGCTATCTGTCCTGCCATTCTACAGCTATTGCTGCTTCCAGTTTGCCCGGAATCTCCAAG ATATTTGCTCATTACTAAACAATGGGAGGAAGAGGCTCGGAAAGCTTTGAGAAGGTTGAGAGCCAGTAACCAAGTAGAAGAAGATATTGAAGAGATGAGAGCGGAGGAACGAGCTCAACAAGCTGAGTCTACAATCTCGATGACCGAGCTTATATGCAGCCCAACTTTAAGAGCACCTCTCGTTATTGGTGTGGTTATGCAACTTTCGCAGCAGCTTTCGGGTATTAATGCC gtattttattattccacGAATCTGTTCACTAGTTCTGGTTTAACGGACGAGAGTGCCAAGTTTGCAACCATTGGCATTGGTGCCATTATGGTTGGTATGACGCTAGTGTCCATCCCGCTCATGGATAGGACAGGAAGGCGTACATTGCACTTGTATGGTCTCGGTGGCATGtttatcttttcaatattcatCACAATTTCGTTTCTCATAAAG GAGTTCTTTGGCTATGTGCAGGAAATGATCGACTGGATGTCCTACATCTCGGTAGTGTCTACTCTGTGCTTCGTCGTGTTCTTCGCCGTAGGACCCGGATCCATCCCATGGATGATCACGGCGGAACTGTTCTCCCAAGGTCCCAGACCCGCCGCTATGTCTATCGCGGTCCTCGTCAATTGGATGGCTAATTTCTTGGTCGGCATCGGTTTTCCAAGCATGAAG ACTAGCCTTGAAAACTACACGTTCCTACCGTTCAGTGCATTTCTAGCCGTCTTCTGGATCTTCACGTACAAGAAGGTTCCTGAGACTAAGAATAAAACATTCGAAGAGATTCTAGCTTTATTCAGGCATGGTAATGACAG GAGCAGCTTGCGGGACAGCAGACTTTATGG GAGCATGCTAAACTGTGTGAATGCATTAGAGGGACACATACCGCCAGCAGAGAGCGCAGCCCTGATGGTGGCAGAGGAGAAGCCACATCCTGATTCAT TTGTGTTTGCAGCTGGATCCGAGCGCTCTTCCGTCGCTCCCGCTCAGCCGGAGAGACCACCGCCCCCGCTTCCCCCGCCACGCTTTCCGAACAGCGGTGTCTGA
- the LOC126854210 gene encoding glucose transporter type 1 isoform X7, whose protein sequence is MADSRGFKPINQLWQSATVPTDQDSECLYEEIPGSRDTDQPAGAAVGHAVQGEEEEEEEEEEDEKGSRGSLDFGVQVGGSGDWWGDQSGDREDIVTGGGTVPRSRSVGRNGRSGTSGGARSRSGSTDRRRPDRTRQQDIVVVGRVEEERYAARRIHVEPGTGAVLPPPAATGLKLTRGRPTSQSTVARYLHSASTNASATHHHHHHHGLHSQYPPASRTTGRQHRHHHSSRGAFSNETQEEVQEDDEATLRELLVSLQKQVSVMSMNLSAKLDELQRGDRQLETTVALCEIRTQLQELTKSVESCQSEVSEVKRDMVAIKHELDTVQQVKEEIEELREYVDRLEEHSHRRKLRLLEQGLTLFLSYAILAAVLGMLQFGYNTGVINAPEVNIENFMKDVYKDRYGEDISDDSVKTLYSVAVSIFAIGGMVGGFSGGTIANRFGRKGGLLLNNVLGIVGACLMGFTKLAESYEMLFFGRFIIGVNCGLNTSLVPMYISEIAPLNLRGGLGTVNQLAVTVGLLVSQVLGIEQILGTNEGWPVLLGLAICPAILQLLLLPVCPESPRYLLITKQWEEEARKALRRLRASNQVEEDIEEMRAEERAQQAESTISMTELICSPTLRAPLVIGVVMQLSQQLSGINAVFYYSTNLFTSSGLTDESAKFATIGIGAIMVGMTLVSIPLMDRTGRRTLHLYGLGGMFIFSIFITISFLIKEFFGYVQEMIDWMSYISVVSTLCFVVFFAVGPGSIPWMITAELFSQGPRPAAMSIAVLVNWMANFLVGIGFPSMKTSLENYTFLPFSAFLAVFWIFTYKKVPETKNKTFEEILALFRHGNDRSSLRDSRLYGEEELATNSSTETVLSDAKTANHTHTTDKL, encoded by the exons ATGGCCGATTCACGCGGCTTCAAGCCAATAAACCAGTTGTGGCAGAGCGCAACAGTGCCGACGGATCAGGATTCGGAGTGTCTCTACGAGGAGATCCCGGGGTCTCGGGATACGGATCAGCCAGCTGGTGCCGCCGTTGGGCACGCGGTGCagggggaggaggaagaggaggaggaggaggaggaggacgagAAAGGCAGCAGGGGAAGTCTCGATTTTGGGGTCCAGGTTGGAGGTAGCGGCGACTGGTGGGGCGATCAGTCGGGGGATCGGGAGGACATCGTCACCGGCGGCGGTACCGTCCCCCGTAGCAGGTCAGTCGGCAGGAACGGCCGATCGGGGACGAGCGGCGGCGCGAGATCGCGCAGCGGGTCGACCGATCGGCGTCGGCCAGATCGAACGCGCCAGCAggacatcgtcgtcgtcggcagGGTGGAGGAGGAGCGGTATGCCGCGCGCAGGATCCACGTGGAGCCCGGTACAGGCGCCGTATTGCCGCCTCCTGCGGCTACCGGCCTCAAGCTGACCAGGGGGCGACCAACGAGCCAGAGCACCGTCGCCCGTTACTTGCACTCGGCCAGCACCAACGCCTCGGCGACACaccaccatcatcatcatcacggCTTGCACAGCCAGTATCCACCGGCATCCAGGACGACCGGCAGGCAGCACCGCCATCATCACTCAAGCCGCGGCGCCTTCAGTAATGAGACGCAGGAAGAGGTACAGGAGGACGATGAAGCCACTCTACGGGAGTTGCTCGTAAG TCTGCAGAAACAGGTCAGCGTTATGAGTATGAACTTGAGTGCCAAGCTGGACGAGCTGCAGCGGGGTGACCGCCAGCTGGAGACCACCGTCGCTCTCTGCGAGATCCGCACGCAGCTGCAGGAGCTCACGAAGAGCGTAGAGTCTTGTCAGAGCGAGGTCAGCGAGGTGAAGCGGGACATGGTCGCGATTAAG CACGAACTAGATACGGTACAGCAAGTTAAGGAAGAGATAGAGGAATTACGGGAGTACGTGGATCGACTGGAAGAGCACTCCCATCGGCGGAAACTTAGGCTCCTGGAGCAG GGACTGACACTTTTCCTATCGTATGCGATACTGGCAGCCGTATTGGGAATGTTGCAGTTTGGATACAACACTGGAGTGATTAACGCGCCTGAAGTg aacatagagaattttatgaaagatGTGTACAAGGATAGATACGGAGAGGATATTTCGGATGATTCTGTCAAGACATTATACTCTGTGGCCGTGAGCATATTCGCGATCGGTGGTATGGTGGGTGGTTTCAGTGGAGGAACAATCGCCAACAGATTTGGCAG AAAGGGAGGCTTACTGCTAAACAACGTGCTGGGCATCGTGGGGGCGTGCCTGATGGGTTTCACGAAGCTCGCTGAGTCGTACGAAATGTTGTTCTTCGGACGGTTCATCATCGGTGTCAATTGTGGCTTGAACACCTCGTTGGTTCCCATGTACATATCGGAAATAGCGCCATTGAACCTGAGAGGCGGCCTAGGCACGGTGAACCAGCTCGCTGTTACGGTGGGCCTCCTGGTCTCCCAGGTGCTGGGCATCGAGCAAATCCTTGGAACAAACGAGGGTTGGCCCGTTCTCTTAGGACTAGCTATCTGTCCTGCCATTCTACAGCTATTGCTGCTTCCAGTTTGCCCGGAATCTCCAAG ATATTTGCTCATTACTAAACAATGGGAGGAAGAGGCTCGGAAAGCTTTGAGAAGGTTGAGAGCCAGTAACCAAGTAGAAGAAGATATTGAAGAGATGAGAGCGGAGGAACGAGCTCAACAAGCTGAGTCTACAATCTCGATGACCGAGCTTATATGCAGCCCAACTTTAAGAGCACCTCTCGTTATTGGTGTGGTTATGCAACTTTCGCAGCAGCTTTCGGGTATTAATGCC gtattttattattccacGAATCTGTTCACTAGTTCTGGTTTAACGGACGAGAGTGCCAAGTTTGCAACCATTGGCATTGGTGCCATTATGGTTGGTATGACGCTAGTGTCCATCCCGCTCATGGATAGGACAGGAAGGCGTACATTGCACTTGTATGGTCTCGGTGGCATGtttatcttttcaatattcatCACAATTTCGTTTCTCATAAAG GAGTTCTTTGGCTATGTGCAGGAAATGATCGACTGGATGTCCTACATCTCGGTAGTGTCTACTCTGTGCTTCGTCGTGTTCTTCGCCGTAGGACCCGGATCCATCCCATGGATGATCACGGCGGAACTGTTCTCCCAAGGTCCCAGACCCGCCGCTATGTCTATCGCGGTCCTCGTCAATTGGATGGCTAATTTCTTGGTCGGCATCGGTTTTCCAAGCATGAAG ACTAGCCTTGAAAACTACACGTTCCTACCGTTCAGTGCATTTCTAGCCGTCTTCTGGATCTTCACGTACAAGAAGGTTCCTGAGACTAAGAATAAAACATTCGAAGAGATTCTAGCTTTATTCAGGCATGGTAATGACAG GAGCAGCTTGCGGGACAGCAGACTTTATGG GGAAGAGGAGCTCGCCACTAACTCTAGCACGGAGACCGTCCTATCTGATGCCAAGACTGCCAACCATACCCACACTACTGATAAACTATAG
- the LOC126854210 gene encoding glucose transporter type 1 isoform X12: MACEFFKGLTLFLSYAILAAVLGMLQFGYNTGVINAPEVNIENFMKDVYKDRYGEDISDDSVKTLYSVAVSIFAIGGMVGGFSGGTIANRFGRKGGLLLNNVLGIVGACLMGFTKLAESYEMLFFGRFIIGVNCGLNTSLVPMYISEIAPLNLRGGLGTVNQLAVTVGLLVSQVLGIEQILGTNEGWPVLLGLAICPAILQLLLLPVCPESPRYLLITKQWEEEARKALRRLRASNQVEEDIEEMRAEERAQQAESTISMTELICSPTLRAPLVIGVVMQLSQQLSGINAVFYYSTNLFTSSGLTDESAKFATIGIGAIMVGMTLVSIPLMDRTGRRTLHLYGLGGMFIFSIFITISFLIKEFFGYVQEMIDWMSYISVVSTLCFVVFFAVGPGSIPWMITAELFSQGPRPAAMSIAVLVNWMANFLVGIGFPSMKTSLENYTFLPFSAFLAVFWIFTYKKVPETKNKTFEEILALFRHGNDRSSLRDSRLYGSMLNCVNALEGHIPPAESAALMVAEEKPHPDSFVFAAGSERSSVAPAQPERPPPPLPPPRFPNSGV; this comes from the exons ATGGCTTGCGAATTCTTTAAG GGACTGACACTTTTCCTATCGTATGCGATACTGGCAGCCGTATTGGGAATGTTGCAGTTTGGATACAACACTGGAGTGATTAACGCGCCTGAAGTg aacatagagaattttatgaaagatGTGTACAAGGATAGATACGGAGAGGATATTTCGGATGATTCTGTCAAGACATTATACTCTGTGGCCGTGAGCATATTCGCGATCGGTGGTATGGTGGGTGGTTTCAGTGGAGGAACAATCGCCAACAGATTTGGCAG AAAGGGAGGCTTACTGCTAAACAACGTGCTGGGCATCGTGGGGGCGTGCCTGATGGGTTTCACGAAGCTCGCTGAGTCGTACGAAATGTTGTTCTTCGGACGGTTCATCATCGGTGTCAATTGTGGCTTGAACACCTCGTTGGTTCCCATGTACATATCGGAAATAGCGCCATTGAACCTGAGAGGCGGCCTAGGCACGGTGAACCAGCTCGCTGTTACGGTGGGCCTCCTGGTCTCCCAGGTGCTGGGCATCGAGCAAATCCTTGGAACAAACGAGGGTTGGCCCGTTCTCTTAGGACTAGCTATCTGTCCTGCCATTCTACAGCTATTGCTGCTTCCAGTTTGCCCGGAATCTCCAAG ATATTTGCTCATTACTAAACAATGGGAGGAAGAGGCTCGGAAAGCTTTGAGAAGGTTGAGAGCCAGTAACCAAGTAGAAGAAGATATTGAAGAGATGAGAGCGGAGGAACGAGCTCAACAAGCTGAGTCTACAATCTCGATGACCGAGCTTATATGCAGCCCAACTTTAAGAGCACCTCTCGTTATTGGTGTGGTTATGCAACTTTCGCAGCAGCTTTCGGGTATTAATGCC gtattttattattccacGAATCTGTTCACTAGTTCTGGTTTAACGGACGAGAGTGCCAAGTTTGCAACCATTGGCATTGGTGCCATTATGGTTGGTATGACGCTAGTGTCCATCCCGCTCATGGATAGGACAGGAAGGCGTACATTGCACTTGTATGGTCTCGGTGGCATGtttatcttttcaatattcatCACAATTTCGTTTCTCATAAAG GAGTTCTTTGGCTATGTGCAGGAAATGATCGACTGGATGTCCTACATCTCGGTAGTGTCTACTCTGTGCTTCGTCGTGTTCTTCGCCGTAGGACCCGGATCCATCCCATGGATGATCACGGCGGAACTGTTCTCCCAAGGTCCCAGACCCGCCGCTATGTCTATCGCGGTCCTCGTCAATTGGATGGCTAATTTCTTGGTCGGCATCGGTTTTCCAAGCATGAAG ACTAGCCTTGAAAACTACACGTTCCTACCGTTCAGTGCATTTCTAGCCGTCTTCTGGATCTTCACGTACAAGAAGGTTCCTGAGACTAAGAATAAAACATTCGAAGAGATTCTAGCTTTATTCAGGCATGGTAATGACAG GAGCAGCTTGCGGGACAGCAGACTTTATGG GAGCATGCTAAACTGTGTGAATGCATTAGAGGGACACATACCGCCAGCAGAGAGCGCAGCCCTGATGGTGGCAGAGGAGAAGCCACATCCTGATTCAT TTGTGTTTGCAGCTGGATCCGAGCGCTCTTCCGTCGCTCCCGCTCAGCCGGAGAGACCACCGCCCCCGCTTCCCCCGCCACGCTTTCCGAACAGCGGTGTCTGA